AATATAATTCTTTGGGATTTGAGGTCGAGGTGAGCGGCCCTTGGCCTTCTTATCACTTTGCTTAGCCTAACCAATTATGGCTTATTTAGAAAATAAAAATGCTACTTTAGTTGATGTCCTGGATACGGTAATTGATAAAGGAGCAGTTGTTCAAGGAGATCTAGTGATAAGAATCGCTGATTTGGATTTACTAGCGATTCAACTAAAACTGATTTTAGTCTCCTTCTCAAGATTAGAAACTCAGCAGGGAAAAAGAGTGGAGGAAGTAAACCGGGCAGAAATTGGTGATGAAACTTATTTAAAAAAATTAGAAAATCAGATTGAAAAAGCCCAAGCTCATATTAATCAAATGATTAATGCCAATAATCCCGGAGAAGCAGAGTCAGGATTAGCCAAATTAGTTTTAACCTTGATTAAAGTCATTGTTGACTTAGTAGAAAGAGAAGCGGCGAGAAGAGTTCAAGGGGGTCATTTAACTCAAACTGAAATAGAAAAATTGGGATTGAATCTCCAAGCTATTGAATCCAAATTAGAAGAGCTAAGATTGATTTTTGGTCTTAAAAAAGAAGATTTAAATTTAGATTTAGGACCCTTGGGAAGGCTAAGATAAAAATGAAAAAAGCAAAAGATATTAAAAAAACCCCGAAGGATCCCGCCGCGGCGGGACCTACAGGACAGGTTAAATGTCCCATATTTAAGTCAAAAAATGAAGAGATAGAGGAGATAAATAAGGCGATAAATGAAGCCAGAGAGATCGGAGGAAAAGCTCATTTAGCTGAGAGATTAATAAAAGAAGCGGACGGGCTCTTAGCTTGTAAACTTTTTGATGAGAAAAAACCCGAATGTAAAATTTGCCATTACATT
This Bacteroidia bacterium DNA region includes the following protein-coding sequences:
- a CDS encoding gas vesicle protein K, whose amino-acid sequence is MAYLENKNATLVDVLDTVIDKGAVVQGDLVIRIADLDLLAIQLKLILVSFSRLETQQGKRVEEVNRAEIGDETYLKKLENQIEKAQAHINQMINANNPGEAESGLAKLVLTLIKVIVDLVEREAARRVQGGHLTQTEIEKLGLNLQAIESKLEELRLIFGLKKEDLNLDLGPLGRLR